The Chloroflexota bacterium genomic sequence GCCGTCCGGGAGCGGGTCCGGCGTTACAGGGAGCGGGCCAGCCTGGAGAAGGAGGCCGAGGCCCTGGTGGGAAAGCCTAGATGAACCGGCCCCGGGAACAGCTCAAGGCCATGGCCCGGACCCTGCGCCAGGGCGGTGCCGAGAAAAAAGGAGAGGAACATGACCAAGGAAGATATCATAAAAGCCCTGGAGAATGCCGTCAAGGATGAGGGCGAGGCCGTCAAAGCGTACCAGGAGCTGGCCATCGGTTTCCAGGCCTGGGTGCTCACCCTGCCCTTCTCCGGCCAGAGGGATGAATACCAGCTCATGGTCAACAACACCCGTTTCATCCTGAGCGATGAGACCAGGCACAGGGGCGACTTTCAGAGGATGATAGCTAAGCTGGCACCCTGAGGTCCGGCGGCTCCATCCTGGCGAGGGCAGGTCCTACTCATTCAGGGGCAGGGGCCCGGTCCCCCTGGAGGCCTGCTCCTCAGCCTGCCACTCGCTGACCCAGCGGGCGAAGGTGGCCTGGTTGACGCCTTGGTTTTGTTTTCATCCTTCACCTTCTACCAGGTTATCAGGTTCCATCCTGCAGCTAGGTTCCATGTCTTCCCGCCGTAGCTGAGTGTGCAGGCCTGGGTGACACTTATCCAGTACCGCTGCCCTACGAGAAGCTCCTGCAGGTCCGATGGGGGATAGTAGGGGGCAGTGGGGTCAAAGCCGAGAGTGCCAGCCTCGTTCCAAACCCCCATCCCTGGGGACAAGTATGAGTAGATGGAGGCGAGCTGCTGAATTATGGGCCACCCGGGTGGGGGCGGGGGTGGGGGGGGCGGAGGTGGGCTGCCCACGGTCACGGACTGCCCAGTGTTGACGGTCTTGATGTAAGCCAGGGGGAACCCTGCGACGTTCTCGTAGAAGCGGAGGAAGAGGGGATAGACCCCTTCAGCCGCCGGCATCGTGATGCCGAGCTGCGTGCCCCAGGAGCCCGGCGGGATTGGGCCTATATCCCCTACCCCGATTCTCCCTGCTACCTCTCCGCCGGTATTGCCGGGGTTAAACGGGTAGGCATCGAAGTAGTAGTTTATGGTTCTGTTGGTGGGGTTGGTGATGTTGATGTAGGCTATGTGCGTGCTGCTGGGCAAGAAGGGTTGCACATTGCTGAACCAGAAGGCATCAAGGGTTATGTTCGGTGGCACCACCACCGCGGGCACGATGGTGTAGGTGCCCTCCACTACAAGAGTCTGCCCCGCCGCCACCGTCACGGTCTGCGCGGCCGGGGCCTGATAGTAGGCCACCCCTGGGGCGGGGTTGTCTCCCCCGGGCTTGTCCTCCCAGGAGATAGTGTAGGTCCCAGGGTAGAGGGTCCAGAGCACAGGGGCAGACCCCACCCAGGCCCCATCCACATAGACCTTCGGGGCGAGGATGGTACCGTACGGGCCGGCCAAGACGGGAACCGCTTTTATGTCCAGGGTCGCGGTAGCAGGCCCCACCAGCTCCCCATACCTCACAAGGTAGGCATCGTAGACCTGCTGGTACTCTGGCTGAGTTAGCTTCCCTGCGACATAGTCGCCCTCGAAGCGCACCCTCACCGCCGCCAAAGCGTCCAGGGTCAGCGACGCCGCTATGTCGCTGAGGTACCCCTCCACCAGGGAGGGGGGCACAACCGGAGGCGGTGCAGCCTCGGCCCTTTTTGATAAGGCTGATACGGCAAGAGCCGTTCCACCTACTACAACAACACCAAGGACTACCTTCTGCCCTCTGTTCATAGGTCCTCCTTTCCTCAGGAGCCGGCTTATGGGATTAACACGCTGTACTTTTGAGCATAGGCGCTGTAGAGGACCACGTACAGGTCATAGGTCATCTTGCCGGCTGTATAGTCCGCCTCAAACCTGTACCGGATGTTGTCCAGCTGTGCATACGTGGTGGCGGCGGCTATCTCTGCCAGGTACTGGTCGACAAGGCTCGGCGGCGGTGCCGGTGCCGCCTGGCCGACCCTGGTCAGAAGGAGCGCTCCCCCCCCCACAATCACCGTTCCCAGAAGAACTTTGCCTGCCGTTGTCATTTTTTCCTCCCTGCTAAGTATAGTCCACCGAGAACAAAAGTCCCGATGGCCACGATGGTCCACGGGTTCTCTACCAGCTTCTCTATGACACTCACAGCCTTCCGGATGAAGAGCCCGACAACCACGACTATCCCCAGGTAGAACAAGGCCGTCAGCACAGGGGCAAGGGCTAAGATGACGGCCACGACCGCTGCGGGGGAGCCCGTGAAGCGGATATAGCCGTCGTTCCCCTGGCCGTAGCAGTCCACCACCTTGATGTCTACTCCCTTTGCCCAGAACACCCCCTTCACTATGGCCTCCACCCCCCACGCGTCCATCAGGGGGCCTATCCCGGGGGCATGGAGAGAGAGTAAGCCCTCCGTGCCCACCGGCAGCTCGTCCAGGGTCTTCCAGACGTCGCCCTGGACGCCCTGGCTTGAAACCTGCGCTTGCGCTACCTGTTCCCAGCCCATTATGTTATCTCCTGATGGCCTTTACGAACTTCCCGAAGATCACGCCCCCGGCGGCAACCAGGAGGCTCCCCCCGGTGATGAGGGCGTAGCCCAGGTGTGCCCCCGTTGCCATCTCATAGCCTATCCCTGTCCCCACTAGGGCTATCCCGGCCAGCTCAATCCCTACAGCCAGGATGAAAAGGCGCCTGGTCATTTTATCCAGCCGGCCCTGGTGGCGTTGGTGGCCAGGGGAAGAATTTGTGGACGGCGCTTGCCCCCATTCCC encodes the following:
- a CDS encoding histidine kinase, with protein sequence MTRRLFILAVGIELAGIALVGTGIGYEMATGAHLGYALITGGSLLVAAGGVIFGKFVKAIRR